In Thalassophryne amazonica chromosome 4, fThaAma1.1, whole genome shotgun sequence, a genomic segment contains:
- the aldoca gene encoding fructose-bisphosphate aldolase C-A, which yields MTHQFPALSEAQKKDLHDTALHIVSPGKGILAADESVGSMAKRLAQVGVENTEENRRQYRQILFSADDRINSCISGIIFFHETLYQHSDKGTPFVKMIRDRGILVGVKVDKGVVPLPGTCGETTTQGLDGLGERCAQYKKDGAIFAKWRCVLKISDSNPSALAIKENANVLARYSSICQQHGIVPIIEPEVLPDGDHDLKRCQYVTEKVLAAVYKAMSDHHVYLEGTLLKPNMVTPGHSCSTKYSPEEVAMATVNALRRTVPPAVTGVAFLSGGQSEEEASVHLNAINNCPLSKPWIMSFSFGRALQASALRAWRGHKENEKVATEQFIKRAEANSLACQGKYNGSDNSGETAQHIYGSCHAY from the exons ATGACGCACCAGTTTCCGGCGCTCTCTGAGGCACAGAAGAAGGACTTGCATGACACTGCCCTGCACATCGTCTCTCCAGGGAAGGGGATCCTGGCTGCAGATGAGTCTGTGG GGAGCATGGCGAAGCGTCTGGCCCAGGTTGGAGTGGAGAACACTGAGGAGAACCGCAGACAGTACCGGCAGATTCTCTTCAGTGCAGATGATCGTATCAACAGCTGCATCAGCGGCATTATCTTCTTCCATGAGACGCTCTACCAGCACTCTGATAAAGGCACACCCTTCGTCAAAATGATCAGGGACAGGGGCATCCTGGTTGGGGTTAAG GTTGACAAAGGCGTGGTCCCCCTGCCAGGAACATGTGGAGAAACCACCACACAAG GTCTGGATGGTTTGGGGGAGCGCTGTGCACAGTACAAGAAGGATGGAGCCATCTTCGCCAAATGGCGCTGCGTGCTGAAGATAAGTGACAGCAATCCATCTGCACTGGCTATCAAAGAAAATGCAAATGTTCTTGCACGTTACTCCAGCATTTGCCAGCAG CACGGAATTGTCCCCATCATAGAGCCTGAGGTTTTACCTGATGGTGATCATGACCTAAAACGATGCCAATATGTCACTGAAAAG GTCCTCGCTGCAGTATACAAGGCTATGTCAGATCACCATGTGTACCTAGAGGGTACTCTCCTCAAACCCAATATGGTCActcctggacacagctgttccaccaaGTACAGTCCAGAGGAGGTTGCTATGGCAACAGTTAACGCCCTGCGCCGCACTGTTCCGCCAGCGGTTACAG GAGTGGCTTTTCTCTCTGGTGGCCAGAGTGAAGAGGAGGCCTCTGTTCATCTCAACGCCATCAACAACTGTCCTCTAAGTAAACCATGGATCATGTCGTTCTCCTTTGGCCGAGCCTTGCAGGCCTCTGCGCTCAGGGCCTGGCGAGGTCATAAAGAGAACGAGAAAGTCGCCACTGAACAGTTCATCAAGAGAGCAGAG GCGAACAGCCTGGCATGTCAGGGGAAGTATAATGGCAGTGATAACTCTGGCGAAACTGCCCAGCACATCTACGGTTCCTGTCATGCGTACTGA